In a single window of the Peptococcaceae bacterium 1198_IL3148 genome:
- the nusG gene encoding transcription termination/antitermination protein NusG: protein MNKSWYVVHTYSGYENKVKANLERRIESMNMEEKIFRILVPMEDEVEIKNGKKKIAKKKVFPGYVLVEMIMTDDSWYVVRNTPGVTGFVGSGSKPIPLSEEEVKSILRQMGEEEPRTKVNFSVGEKVKVINGPFEDFVGEIEEIYPDKGKLRVMVSMFGRETPIELDFSQIEKID, encoded by the coding sequence ATGAATAAAAGTTGGTATGTGGTACATACCTATTCAGGTTATGAAAACAAAGTTAAGGCAAACTTGGAAAGACGCATCGAATCGATGAATATGGAAGAAAAAATATTCCGTATTCTGGTGCCGATGGAGGATGAAGTTGAGATTAAAAATGGCAAAAAGAAAATTGCCAAAAAGAAAGTCTTTCCTGGGTATGTATTGGTTGAAATGATTATGACCGATGACTCTTGGTATGTTGTTCGGAATACTCCGGGTGTCACAGGCTTTGTGGGCTCTGGTAGTAAGCCCATACCATTGAGCGAAGAAGAGGTAAAATCCATTCTTCGGCAAATGGGTGAAGAAGAACCGCGTACTAAAGTCAATTTTTCTGTTGGCGAAAAGGTCAAAGTCATCAATGGGCCATTTGAAGACTTTGTGGGTGAAATAGAAGAAATTTATCCAGATAAAGGCAAGTTGCGAGTAATGGTATCAATGTTTGGACGGGAAACTCCCATTGAGTTAGATTTCAGTCAAATAGAAAAAATTGATTAG
- the rpmG gene encoding 50S ribosomal protein L33: MRVGVTMACTECKRRNYTTTKNKKNDSGRIELKKYCPFCKSHTLHKETR; this comes from the coding sequence ATGAGAGTGGGCGTAACTATGGCTTGCACAGAGTGTAAGAGAAGAAACTACACAACCACCAAAAACAAGAAAAACGATTCTGGTAGAATAGAATTAAAAAAATATTGTCCCTTCTGCAAAAGTCATACCTTGCACAAGGAAACCAGATAA
- the secE gene encoding preprotein translocase subunit SecE → MVASKKQGADGAALAKKEPKGPKKPTKAAKGSRVAGVKSFFNGVKIELKKVHWPTRRETMAYTGVVLSTVAVVSALLWILDSILGAGLSLILG, encoded by the coding sequence ATGGTAGCTTCTAAAAAACAAGGCGCAGATGGAGCAGCTTTAGCTAAAAAAGAGCCTAAGGGCCCTAAAAAGCCAACTAAAGCAGCTAAAGGGAGCCGTGTTGCTGGCGTCAAGAGCTTTTTTAACGGCGTTAAAATAGAGTTGAAAAAAGTTCATTGGCCGACACGCCGGGAAACGATGGCTTACACTGGGGTTGTATTGTCAACGGTTGCAGTAGTGTCAGCTCTGCTATGGATTTTGGATTCAATACTTGGTGCTGGCTTGTCATTGATTCTAGGATAA
- the rplA gene encoding 50S ribosomal protein L1: MPKHGKKFQEALKAVDSHMLYDAKEALELVKKVAPAKFDETVELAVRLGVDPRHADQQLRGAVVLPHGLGTTKTVLVFAKGDKAKEAEAAGADFVGAEDMVEKIQGGWMDFDVAIATPDMMALVGRLGRVLGPRGLMPNPKTGTVTMDVAQAVNEAKAGKVNYRTDKAGIIHTPIGKASFDADKLYGNMKAIIDTLIKVKPAAVKGTYIKSITVSSTMGPGVKVNPNKVTG; encoded by the coding sequence ATGCCAAAGCATGGCAAGAAGTTTCAAGAAGCTCTAAAAGCTGTCGATAGCCACATGCTATATGACGCTAAAGAAGCTTTGGAATTGGTTAAAAAAGTGGCTCCGGCCAAGTTTGACGAAACAGTTGAATTGGCAGTGCGTCTGGGTGTTGACCCTAGACATGCTGATCAGCAGTTGCGTGGAGCTGTAGTGTTGCCACATGGTTTGGGTACCACCAAAACCGTATTGGTATTTGCTAAAGGTGATAAAGCTAAAGAAGCTGAAGCAGCTGGTGCAGATTTTGTAGGCGCTGAGGACATGGTGGAAAAAATCCAAGGCGGTTGGATGGATTTCGATGTTGCCATTGCCACACCAGATATGATGGCTTTGGTTGGTAGATTGGGCCGTGTGCTTGGTCCCCGTGGCTTAATGCCGAACCCGAAAACCGGCACTGTAACCATGGATGTAGCACAGGCTGTTAATGAAGCAAAGGCTGGTAAAGTGAACTATCGTACCGATAAAGCAGGTATTATTCATACACCCATCGGTAAAGCTTCCTTTGATGCTGACAAGCTGTATGGTAACATGAAAGCAATCATTGATACGCTGATTAAAGTTAAGCCTGCCGCTGTAAAGGGCACATATATCAAGAGTATCACTGTTTCTAGCACTATGGGTCCTGGAGTCAAAGTTAACCCGAACAAAGTTACAGGCTAA
- the tuf gene encoding elongation factor Tu, with translation MAKAKFERTKPHVNIGTIGHVDHGKTTLTAAITTVLATKGGAALRKYDEIDNAPEERERGITINTSHVEYETDTRHYAHVDCPGHADYVKNMITGAAQMDGAILVVSAADGPMPQTREHILLSRQVGVPYICVFLNKADMVDDEELLELVDMEVRELLTEYEFPGDDTPIVAGSALKALECGCGKEDCEWCGKIWELMKNVDSYIPTPERDRDKPFLMPVEDVFSITGRGTVATGRVERGQVKVQDEVEIVGLQEKARKTVVTGVEMFRKLLDFAEAGDNIGALLRGVDRKEIERGQVLAKPGTINPHTHFEAEVYVLSKEEGGRHTPFFNGYRPQFYFRTTDVTGVIQLPEGVEMVMPGDNTKFTIQLITPIAMEEGLRFAVREGGRTVGAGVVTKVLA, from the coding sequence ATGGCAAAGGCAAAATTTGAGCGGACTAAACCGCACGTAAACATTGGTACCATCGGTCACGTTGACCATGGTAAAACAACACTGACAGCAGCTATTACAACTGTATTAGCAACCAAAGGTGGAGCTGCCCTGAGAAAATACGACGAAATCGATAACGCTCCAGAAGAACGTGAACGCGGTATTACCATTAACACCTCACACGTAGAATACGAAACCGATACTCGTCACTATGCCCACGTGGACTGCCCAGGACACGCTGACTATGTTAAAAACATGATCACCGGTGCAGCCCAAATGGACGGTGCTATTCTAGTGGTTTCCGCAGCTGATGGTCCAATGCCACAAACCCGTGAGCACATTTTGCTCTCCCGTCAAGTTGGCGTACCATACATCTGCGTATTCTTAAACAAAGCTGACATGGTAGACGATGAAGAACTTCTGGAACTGGTGGACATGGAAGTTCGTGAACTGTTAACCGAATACGAATTCCCTGGCGATGACACACCAATCGTAGCCGGTTCCGCGCTGAAAGCCCTAGAGTGTGGCTGTGGTAAAGAAGACTGTGAGTGGTGTGGCAAGATCTGGGAACTGATGAAGAATGTGGACAGCTACATTCCAACTCCAGAACGTGATCGCGACAAGCCATTCTTGATGCCGGTTGAGGACGTATTCTCCATTACCGGTCGTGGTACCGTTGCCACCGGTCGTGTAGAACGGGGTCAAGTAAAGGTACAAGACGAAGTTGAAATTGTAGGTTTACAAGAAAAAGCACGCAAAACAGTGGTAACCGGTGTAGAAATGTTCCGTAAGTTGCTGGACTTTGCAGAAGCCGGTGACAACATTGGAGCGCTATTGCGCGGTGTTGACCGTAAAGAAATTGAGCGTGGTCAAGTACTGGCAAAGCCCGGTACCATTAACCCCCACACCCATTTCGAAGCAGAAGTATATGTACTGTCCAAAGAAGAAGGTGGTCGTCATACCCCATTCTTCAATGGCTATCGTCCACAGTTCTACTTCCGTACCACCGACGTTACTGGCGTAATCCAACTGCCAGAAGGTGTAGAAATGGTAATGCCTGGTGACAACACCAAGTTCACCATTCAACTGATCACCCCCATCGCTATGGAAGAAGGTCTGCGCTTTGCTGTTCGTGAAGGTGGCCGTACCGTAGGCGCTGGCGTTGTAACCAAGGTTCTGGCTTAG
- the rplK gene encoding 50S ribosomal protein L11 yields the protein MAKKVAAIVKLQIPAGKATPAPPVGPALGQHGVNIMGFVKEFNEKTAQQVGLIIPVELTVYEDRSFSFILKTPPAAVLLKKAAGIEKASGEPNTKKVAKVPRSKVKEIAELKMPDLNAADVEAAMRMVEGTARSMGIEIVEG from the coding sequence GTGGCTAAAAAGGTAGCTGCAATAGTAAAGTTACAAATTCCTGCAGGTAAGGCAACTCCTGCTCCTCCTGTAGGCCCTGCCCTTGGTCAACATGGGGTAAATATTATGGGGTTTGTTAAGGAGTTTAACGAAAAAACTGCTCAACAGGTGGGCTTGATCATTCCTGTTGAACTGACAGTTTATGAGGATCGCTCATTCAGCTTTATTTTAAAAACCCCACCGGCAGCAGTGCTGTTGAAAAAGGCCGCTGGCATTGAAAAGGCTTCAGGGGAACCGAACACTAAAAAGGTGGCTAAGGTGCCTCGCTCTAAAGTAAAAGAGATTGCTGAATTAAAAATGCCAGATCTGAACGCAGCAGATGTGGAAGCTGCTATGCGGATGGTGGAAGGTACCGCCCGCAGCATGGGTATTGAAATAGTTGAAGGTTAA
- the sigH gene encoding RNA polymerase sporulation sigma factor SigH: MSANAQREETASYHLLVDEEVVEFAREGDNVALEYLINKYKNFVRAKARSYFLIGADREDIIQEGMIGLYKAIRDFRMDKLSSFRAFAELCITRQIITAIKTATRQKHIPLNSYVSLNKPIYDEDSDRTLLDVISGTKITDPEELIISREEFDDIEEKMGEILSSLEWKVLMSYLEGKSYQEIAEELNRHVKSIDNALQRVKRKIERYLEKRDV, encoded by the coding sequence ATGAGTGCAAATGCACAAAGAGAAGAGACCGCAAGTTATCATCTGTTAGTTGATGAGGAAGTGGTTGAATTTGCCCGGGAGGGTGATAACGTTGCGTTGGAGTACTTAATCAACAAGTACAAAAACTTTGTGCGTGCTAAAGCCCGCAGTTATTTTTTAATTGGTGCGGATCGTGAGGATATCATCCAGGAAGGTATGATTGGCTTATACAAGGCTATTCGTGATTTTCGTATGGATAAGCTCTCCTCTTTTAGAGCTTTCGCCGAACTGTGCATTACAAGGCAAATTATCACTGCCATTAAAACGGCAACCAGACAAAAACACATACCCCTTAACTCCTATGTGTCTTTAAATAAACCCATTTACGATGAAGATTCAGATCGTACTCTGCTGGATGTCATATCGGGGACTAAAATCACAGATCCGGAAGAACTAATTATTAGCCGGGAAGAATTTGACGACATCGAGGAAAAGATGGGTGAAATTCTTAGTTCCCTGGAATGGAAAGTGCTGATGTCTTATCTCGAGGGTAAGTCGTACCAAGAAATTGCCGAAGAGTTAAACCGTCATGTAAAGTCTATTGACAATGCTTTGCAAAGGGTTAAAAGAAAAATTGAACGCTATTTAGAAAAAAGAGATGTTTAG
- the rplJ gene encoding 50S ribosomal protein L10: MPTKQKELAVQEIKEKLGNAQVAILANQRGITVDKITAVRAKLRAAGCEMKVTKNTLTKIAAKELGIEGLDEYLVGPTIIAFGNEDPVAAAKIMSEFAKEVKEGIEIKAGVLEGKLVDKEQIKALAELPSREVLLAKVVGGMQAPMYGFASVLAANLRNFVYVLEAVRKQKEAEAAS, from the coding sequence ATGCCGACCAAACAAAAAGAATTAGCAGTGCAAGAGATTAAAGAAAAACTTGGTAACGCTCAAGTGGCCATTTTAGCTAATCAACGTGGTATCACTGTTGATAAAATCACTGCAGTGCGTGCCAAACTGCGTGCCGCTGGTTGTGAAATGAAAGTTACCAAGAACACTTTAACCAAAATTGCCGCTAAAGAGCTTGGTATCGAGGGCTTGGATGAATATTTAGTTGGTCCTACAATAATAGCATTTGGTAACGAAGATCCTGTGGCAGCAGCTAAAATCATGTCTGAATTTGCTAAAGAAGTAAAAGAAGGCATAGAAATTAAAGCTGGGGTCTTGGAAGGCAAACTGGTTGATAAAGAGCAAATTAAAGCCTTGGCAGAGCTACCTTCACGGGAAGTGCTGCTGGCAAAGGTTGTGGGTGGTATGCAAGCGCCAATGTACGGTTTTGCAAGCGTACTGGCCGCAAATCTCAGAAACTTTGTTTATGTGCTTGAAGCTGTGCGTAAACAAAAAGAAGCAGAAGCTGCTTCATAA